Proteins encoded within one genomic window of Solibaculum mannosilyticum:
- the smc gene encoding chromosome segregation protein SMC, with the protein MLLKSLEIQGFKSFPDKTKLTFGAGITAVVGPNGSGKSNISDAVRWVLGEQSTRTLRGAKMEDVVFAGAATRKAQGFAEVSLTIDNSDRRIDFDKDTVTVTRRYYRSGDSEYMLNKTNVRLKDINELFMDTGLGRDGYSIIGQGKIADIVASRSEDRREIFEEAAGISKYRYRKHEAERRLEKAEENLVRLRDILSELESRVGPLREQAEKAQKFLVYAEQKRGLEIGIWMRQIDRASEVLRDHEQKLLVAQGQHDELEKKLNSMESEMEEVQSQSARQTALIDEIRRSSSRLEEEAVRMEGQVQVLENTVSHNRQSIARLQEELKKSASTDEGIRQEIEQRQEKIRDISQRKIQLSKKLEDVRQEMEQLVSQSAGHSSQMESLSASLNRLVSKAADARVEAVTAQSSIQALDQRREAVARTLEQQGATIAQAKDDLEDLEQGFDQLEDEAQSLQNAVKGYEIRVASRREKVAQCKRSADQLRLDASEMLRRISLLEEMERSLEGFTQSVKLIMKQAKRGVLRGIHGPVSHLIQVPGEYALAVETALGGAMQNIVTSTEVDAKAAIQHLKSNRGGRATFLPIGSIQGRRLQESDLDDCWGFVGLAADLIQFDRQYEGIFLSLLGRTVVAEDLDSATTIAKRYHYRFRVVTLDGQVVNAGGSLTGGSHVKGAGLLSRRNEIDALRQKADHLSSQAEEAKSFLHTAEQDLAAAEAQLSGAKGELATVNEDKIRLESELKRLKEQLLAAQKNEQELKREADRSSSERENLLKKQENAMARADQIYREKAQLEARMAELAGGQDELQQKRENLAAQSEQIRLELLASQKDMDALQSIIQDLKSRLEGQADREQHLRQEMASYEAQNGAIACQIQELTTQAAEKRSEAKGAGRRIDQINERRSQLERRFHELRQEERSCSAQRELVSRELARLEERKQSVQKDYDSIIKKLWDEYELTRREAQGLASPVEELSKAQRELNEIKAKIRALGNVNVGAVEEYKEVSGRYEFMREQIDDAERARNQLYQMIHDLTTKMQDLFLDRFRQINQNFGEIFAELFGGGRVSLRLTDPEDVLRSGIEISVQPPGKIITHLDSLSGGEKALVAIALYFAILRVSPACFCILDEIEAALDDVNVDRFAAYLRRMCENTQFIVITHRRGTMEEADVLYGVTMQEEGVSKLLELKASEVEEKLGLR; encoded by the coding sequence GCCGCCACTCGTAAGGCTCAAGGATTTGCCGAAGTATCTTTGACCATCGATAATTCCGACCGCCGCATCGATTTTGACAAAGACACCGTCACCGTTACCCGCCGGTATTACCGGTCGGGAGATTCTGAGTACATGCTCAACAAGACCAATGTCCGGCTGAAGGATATCAACGAGCTGTTTATGGATACCGGTCTGGGCCGGGATGGGTATTCCATCATCGGGCAAGGGAAGATCGCCGATATTGTGGCCTCCCGGTCGGAGGACCGCCGGGAGATCTTTGAGGAAGCGGCCGGCATCTCCAAATACCGCTACCGCAAGCACGAGGCAGAACGGAGGCTGGAAAAAGCCGAGGAGAATTTGGTTCGGCTGCGGGATATTTTATCGGAACTGGAAAGTCGCGTCGGCCCCCTGAGAGAACAGGCGGAAAAAGCGCAGAAGTTTTTGGTGTATGCCGAACAGAAGCGCGGGTTGGAAATCGGCATCTGGATGCGTCAGATTGATCGTGCAAGCGAGGTGTTAAGGGATCACGAGCAGAAGCTCCTGGTGGCGCAGGGACAGCATGACGAATTGGAGAAAAAGCTCAACAGCATGGAATCCGAAATGGAAGAGGTGCAGTCCCAGAGCGCCCGCCAGACAGCGCTCATTGATGAAATACGGCGTTCTTCCTCCCGGTTGGAAGAGGAAGCTGTGCGCATGGAGGGACAAGTCCAGGTGCTGGAGAACACCGTCTCTCACAATCGGCAGTCCATCGCGCGGCTTCAGGAGGAGCTCAAAAAGTCGGCTTCTACCGACGAGGGGATTCGACAGGAGATTGAGCAACGTCAGGAAAAGATAAGGGATATCAGCCAAAGGAAAATACAGCTTTCTAAGAAGCTGGAAGATGTCCGGCAGGAGATGGAACAGCTTGTAAGTCAAAGTGCCGGTCACTCGAGTCAGATGGAAAGCCTCTCGGCCTCCCTTAACCGATTGGTGTCCAAGGCCGCAGATGCTAGAGTGGAGGCGGTGACCGCTCAGTCGTCCATTCAGGCCTTGGATCAGCGGAGGGAGGCTGTAGCCCGTACCCTGGAGCAGCAAGGCGCAACCATCGCACAGGCAAAAGACGACTTGGAGGATTTGGAGCAGGGCTTTGATCAACTGGAGGATGAAGCTCAGTCCCTGCAAAATGCCGTAAAGGGATATGAAATACGGGTGGCATCCCGTCGGGAGAAAGTGGCTCAATGCAAGCGATCGGCCGATCAACTGCGTTTGGATGCCTCTGAGATGCTCCGCCGGATCTCCTTACTCGAAGAGATGGAACGCAGTCTGGAGGGCTTTACCCAGAGTGTAAAACTCATCATGAAGCAGGCAAAGCGAGGAGTGCTGAGAGGGATTCACGGGCCGGTTTCCCATCTGATCCAAGTGCCGGGAGAATACGCTTTGGCTGTGGAGACGGCGCTTGGAGGAGCTATGCAGAACATTGTCACCTCTACGGAAGTCGATGCCAAGGCAGCCATCCAGCATCTGAAAAGCAACCGGGGAGGCAGAGCGACTTTTTTGCCGATAGGCTCCATTCAGGGCCGAAGGTTACAAGAGTCCGATCTGGATGATTGTTGGGGTTTTGTGGGACTCGCCGCCGACCTCATTCAATTTGACCGCCAGTATGAGGGGATCTTTTTGTCCCTTTTGGGCAGGACAGTGGTAGCTGAGGATCTGGACAGTGCTACGACCATAGCCAAGCGATACCATTATCGATTCCGAGTGGTGACCTTGGATGGACAGGTAGTCAATGCCGGCGGTTCTTTGACCGGCGGTTCTCATGTAAAAGGGGCAGGGCTTTTAAGCCGCCGCAATGAGATCGACGCTTTGAGGCAAAAGGCGGATCATCTTTCTTCACAAGCTGAAGAGGCAAAATCGTTTTTGCATACCGCAGAACAGGATCTGGCAGCAGCGGAAGCCCAGCTCAGCGGTGCAAAAGGGGAGCTGGCCACAGTAAATGAGGATAAAATTCGTCTGGAGAGCGAATTGAAGCGCCTGAAGGAACAACTTTTGGCTGCACAAAAAAACGAGCAGGAACTCAAAAGGGAAGCTGATCGGTCGAGCAGTGAACGGGAAAATCTGCTGAAAAAGCAGGAGAATGCCATGGCCCGTGCCGATCAGATTTATCGGGAAAAGGCGCAGCTGGAAGCACGTATGGCAGAATTGGCTGGAGGTCAGGACGAGCTTCAGCAAAAGAGGGAAAACCTGGCGGCGCAAAGCGAGCAGATTCGTCTGGAGCTTCTGGCCTCGCAAAAGGACATGGATGCTTTACAAAGCATCATCCAGGATTTGAAGTCCCGTCTGGAAGGGCAGGCTGATCGAGAACAGCATCTGCGCCAAGAGATGGCATCCTATGAGGCGCAGAATGGAGCTATTGCCTGTCAGATACAAGAATTGACTACTCAAGCGGCAGAAAAACGCAGCGAGGCCAAAGGAGCCGGACGGCGTATTGATCAAATCAACGAAAGGCGCAGCCAACTGGAACGCAGGTTCCATGAACTGCGCCAGGAGGAGCGATCTTGTTCTGCCCAGAGGGAGTTGGTCAGCCGGGAACTTGCGCGGCTGGAAGAACGCAAACAAAGCGTCCAGAAGGATTATGACAGCATTATCAAAAAGCTGTGGGATGAATATGAGCTGACCCGCCGTGAAGCGCAGGGATTGGCATCCCCTGTGGAGGAGCTCAGTAAAGCCCAGCGGGAATTGAATGAAATCAAAGCCAAGATCAGGGCGTTAGGTAACGTCAATGTGGGAGCAGTGGAGGAATACAAAGAGGTCAGCGGCCGATATGAATTCATGCGGGAGCAGATCGACGATGCAGAGAGGGCACGCAATCAGCTTTATCAGATGATTCACGACCTGACGACCAAGATGCAGGATTTATTTTTGGATCGGTTCCGACAGATCAATCAGAATTTTGGAGAGATTTTTGCAGAACTGTTTGGCGGAGGAAGGGTATCGTTGCGCCTCACCGATCCGGAAGATGTGCTTCGTTCCGGCATTGAGATATCGGTACAGCCTCCAGGTAAGATCATCACCCACCTGGATTCCCTCTCAGGAGGGGAAAAGGCACTGGTGGCAATCGCCCTTTATTTTGCCATTTTGCGGGTCAGTCCGGCGTGCTTCTGCATCCTGGATGAAATTGAAGCGGCGTTGGACGACGTCAATGTGGACCGGTTTGCCGCCTATCTGCGCCGCATGTGTGAAAACACACAGTTTATTGTCATCACCCACCGCCGCGGCACCATGGAGGAGGCTGACGTATTGTACGGCGTCACCATGCAGGAGGAAGGCGTTTCCAAGCTCCTTGAGCTCAAAGCCTCGGAGGTGGAAGAAAAACTGGGCCTTCGTTGA
- the ftsY gene encoding signal recognition particle-docking protein FtsY, translated as MGLFSKIKEGLKKTRDSVASKVNMVLNSFTKIDEELFEDLEEALVMADVGLPTAERICEQLRAKVKEQGVTDPQEVRGLIKEIITEMMEGGEDLRISTSPSVILVIGVNGVGKTTTIGKLAAHLKDDGKKVILAAADTFRAAAIDQLQIWADRAGVDMVRHAEGSDPAAVVFDALTAAKARHADVVICDTAGRLHNKKNLMDELGKISRVIQRELPDSDQEVLLVLDATTGQNAVNQAREFKNTAGITGIVLTKLDGTAKGGVVIAIREDLKVPVKMIGVGEQIDDLQPFDAKAFADALFNEEEER; from the coding sequence ATGGGACTGTTTTCAAAGATTAAAGAAGGACTGAAAAAGACAAGGGATTCGGTGGCAAGTAAGGTCAATATGGTGCTCAATTCCTTTACCAAAATCGACGAGGAATTATTTGAGGATTTGGAAGAGGCATTGGTCATGGCCGATGTGGGACTTCCCACCGCCGAACGCATCTGTGAACAACTTCGTGCCAAAGTCAAGGAACAAGGGGTCACCGATCCGCAGGAGGTCCGCGGTTTAATCAAGGAGATCATCACCGAGATGATGGAGGGGGGAGAAGATCTTCGTATTTCCACCAGTCCGTCGGTGATCTTGGTCATCGGCGTCAATGGTGTGGGAAAGACCACCACTATCGGCAAACTGGCAGCGCATCTCAAAGATGACGGGAAAAAGGTCATTTTAGCCGCAGCCGATACCTTCCGTGCCGCCGCCATCGACCAGCTACAGATTTGGGCCGACCGTGCCGGTGTAGATATGGTGCGCCATGCCGAAGGTTCCGATCCGGCCGCAGTGGTGTTTGATGCTTTGACAGCAGCCAAAGCCCGTCACGCCGATGTGGTGATCTGCGATACCGCCGGACGTCTGCACAACAAGAAAAATCTCATGGATGAACTGGGCAAGATCAGCCGCGTCATCCAGCGGGAATTGCCCGATTCCGATCAAGAAGTCCTGCTGGTGCTGGACGCCACCACCGGCCAGAACGCCGTCAACCAGGCCAGGGAATTTAAGAATACCGCCGGTATCACCGGTATCGTGCTGACTAAATTGGATGGGACGGCCAAGGGTGGCGTGGTCATCGCCATTCGGGAGGACTTGAAGGTACCGGTCAAGATGATCGGCGTGGGGG